In Pseudoalteromonas sp. MM1, a single window of DNA contains:
- a CDS encoding N-acetyltransferase has translation MYQLQADHTDALNSALRNKIVEFNAQHFDAPKVPLGYKFVDEKGSLIAGVSGYVFGNWLMINWLWCSDTARGKGLAGKLLNALELAAIERGANTAQLDTLDFQAKPFYEKRGYVVKYQLNNYPRSGTRYFMEKTL, from the coding sequence ATGTACCAATTACAAGCCGATCACACTGATGCATTAAACTCAGCATTGCGTAATAAAATAGTTGAATTTAACGCGCAGCACTTTGATGCGCCTAAAGTGCCATTAGGCTATAAATTTGTAGATGAAAAAGGCAGCTTAATTGCGGGCGTGAGTGGTTATGTGTTTGGTAATTGGCTAATGATTAACTGGCTTTGGTGTAGCGATACCGCGCGGGGCAAGGGGTTAGCAGGCAAGCTTTTAAATGCACTTGAGCTTGCCGCTATTGAGCGCGGCGCTAATACCGCACAGCTTGATACGCTTGATTTTCAGGCCAAGCCATTTTATGAAAAACGCGGATACGTGGTTAAGTATCAGCTAAACAACTATCCGCGCTCTGGTACGCGTTACTTTATGGAAAAAACGCTTTAA